The following are encoded together in the Campylobacter devanensis genome:
- a CDS encoding glycosyltransferase family 4 protein — MKVLLTIGDITIKGGAERVVTNLANAYAASGLDVEILSFYKGGINEAFELDSRVKLRYLHDKSFDDKRKNFFYKIFYKFIESYILKRDFKDKDFVIFNNSPHFPLFKNKNTKYLKIIHITSKGRYLARYNYFDSIVLIASKEIGFWQSHHKNIFLIPNFIPNIPNSNTNYSQKVVLSMGRIEKTNQKGFLRLIDIWKLIQDSGEFNDWKLHIVGDGDLKEQIKTKIENLNLSNSIILKPFTKDVESEYLSASIYAMASHFEGLPMVLIEAGSYALPTIAFDIATGPSDIIEDEKSGFLIEDNNLDEYANKLKILMQDENLRAKMGEKSKEIVKNKFSKEVVMKQWMKLFKGLKK; from the coding sequence ATAAAAGTATTGCTAACAATAGGCGATATCACTATAAAAGGCGGCGCTGAAAGAGTTGTAACTAATCTAGCAAATGCTTATGCGGCCTCTGGGCTAGATGTGGAGATTTTAAGCTTTTATAAAGGCGGGATAAATGAAGCTTTTGAGCTTGATAGTAGAGTGAAATTAAGATATTTACACGATAAATCTTTTGATGATAAGCGTAAAAATTTCTTCTATAAAATCTTTTATAAATTTATTGAGAGCTATATCTTAAAGCGTGATTTCAAAGATAAGGATTTTGTGATTTTCAATAACTCACCGCATTTTCCGCTATTTAAAAATAAAAATACAAAATATCTAAAAATCATCCACATAACTTCAAAAGGACGCTACCTGGCTAGATATAACTATTTTGATTCTATAGTACTTATAGCCTCTAAAGAGATTGGCTTTTGGCAAAGCCATCATAAAAATATATTTTTAATCCCAAATTTCATCCCAAATATCCCAAATTCAAACACCAATTACTCTCAAAAAGTCGTGCTCTCAATGGGGCGCATAGAAAAAACCAATCAAAAGGGCTTTTTACGCTTAATCGACATATGGAAATTAATCCAAGATAGTGGGGAATTTAATGATTGGAAGCTACACATTGTAGGTGATGGCGATCTAAAAGAGCAGATAAAAACTAAGATAGAAAATCTAAATTTATCTAACTCTATAATCTTAAAACCATTTACTAAAGATGTAGAGAGTGAGTATCTAAGCGCTAGTATATATGCTATGGCAAGCCACTTTGAAGGTCTTCCTATGGTTCTTATAGAGGCGGGGTCTTATGCCTTGCCAACCATAGCCTTTGATATCGCCACAGGCCCAAGCGATATAATAGAAGATGAAAAAAGCGGATTTTTGATAGAAGATAATAATCTAGATGAATATGCTAATAAACTAAAAATATTAATGCAAGATGAGAATCTAAGAGCCAAAATGGGCGAAAAAAGCAAAGAGATAGTCAAAAATAAATTTAGCAAAGAGGTGGTAATGAAGCAGTGGATGAAGCTGTTTAAGGGATTAAAAAAATAA
- a CDS encoding glycosyltransferase family 2 protein has product MKLSTKISVCILVKNAQNTIKECLESLKSFDEIILLDNQSSDDTLKIANEFKAKFNNLKIYSSEFIGFGPLKNLAINYANNDWIFSIDSDEVLEYQALDEIANLDLNPQNIYALPRKNLYKGEWIKACGWYPDFVLRLFNKTQTKFNSNFVHESLEAKNLNIIKLKNGLRHYAYDDISTLIEKMQKYSTLYAIQNRAKNSTISKAVLHSVWKFIRDYAFKKGFLYGYKGFVISLCNALGAFFKYAKLYELNHQMPSVSLIITTYNSEKYLEQVLKSILNLDYLPNEVLVADDGSGVATKNLIEKFRAIFPCELKHIWQEDKGFRAGQIRNKAINIATSEYIIIIDGDMVLDRNFILDHLKFAKQKQLLQGSRVVLDKSQTDLLINGGGYVSEFKTLKSKRNSILSKLIYKSSGIEASFFKKRDFIKGIRSCNMSFYKIDCDEIGGFNENFIGWGREDSEFVARFLFSGGELRRLKFFGIAYHLYHAENSRKMLESNHQIYLNTIKEKRVKWR; this is encoded by the coding sequence ATGAAACTTAGTACCAAGATTAGCGTTTGTATCCTAGTCAAAAACGCCCAAAATACCATTAAAGAGTGCTTAGAATCCTTAAAAAGCTTTGATGAGATTATCTTGCTTGATAATCAAAGTAGCGATGATACCTTAAAAATCGCTAATGAATTTAAAGCTAAATTTAATAATTTGAAAATTTATTCTAGTGAATTTATCGGTTTTGGGCCGCTTAAAAATTTAGCGATAAATTACGCTAATAATGATTGGATTTTTAGCATTGATAGCGATGAGGTTTTGGAATATCAAGCTCTTGATGAGATAGCAAATTTAGATCTAAATCCCCAAAATATCTACGCCCTACCTAGGAAAAATCTCTATAAAGGCGAGTGGATAAAGGCGTGTGGATGGTATCCGGATTTTGTCCTAAGGCTATTTAATAAAACTCAAACCAAATTTAATTCTAATTTCGTCCATGAGAGCCTGGAAGCCAAAAATTTAAATATAATAAAACTTAAAAATGGATTAAGGCATTACGCTTATGATGATATCAGCACACTTATAGAAAAGATGCAAAAATACTCCACCCTTTATGCAATACAAAATAGAGCCAAAAATAGCACTATCAGCAAAGCCGTGCTACATAGCGTCTGGAAATTCATCCGTGATTACGCCTTTAAAAAGGGATTTTTGTATGGTTATAAGGGCTTTGTGATTAGCCTTTGTAATGCTCTTGGGGCGTTTTTTAAGTATGCCAAGCTCTATGAGCTAAATCACCAAATGCCAAGCGTGAGCCTAATCATCACCACTTATAATAGCGAAAAATATTTAGAGCAGGTCTTAAAAAGTATTTTAAACTTAGATTATTTGCCTAATGAAGTCTTGGTCGCTGATGATGGAAGTGGCGTAGCTACAAAGAATTTGATTGAGAAATTTAGGGCGATTTTCCCTTGTGAGTTAAAGCATATTTGGCAAGAAGATAAGGGCTTTAGAGCGGGTCAAATTCGCAATAAAGCTATAAATATCGCAACTAGCGAGTATATCATAATCATTGATGGCGATATGGTTTTAGATAGAAATTTTATTTTAGATCATCTCAAATTCGCCAAGCAAAAGCAGCTTTTACAAGGCTCAAGAGTGGTTTTGGATAAGAGTCAAACTGATTTATTGATAAATGGGGGAGGGTATGTGAGCGAGTTTAAAACTCTTAAATCCAAGCGAAATTCCATACTCTCAAAACTCATCTACAAAAGCTCAGGCATAGAAGCAAGTTTCTTTAAAAAGCGAGATTTCATCAAAGGAATTAGAAGTTGTAATATGAGCTTTTATAAAATTGATTGCGATGAGATCGGCGGATTTAATGAGAATTTCATCGGCTGGGGTAGGGAGGATTCTGAGTTTGTGGCGAGATTTTTATTTAGTGGCGGAGAGCTTAGAAGGCTTAAATTTTTTGGAATTGCATATCATCTCTATCACGCTGAAAACAGCAGAAAAATGCTAGAATCAAATCACCAAATTTACCTAAACACCATCAAAGAAAAGAGAGTCAAATGGCGATAA
- the coaE gene encoding dephospho-CoA kinase (Dephospho-CoA kinase (CoaE) performs the final step in coenzyme A biosynthesis.), with product MSKFKNAIVITGVIGSGKSTVVNLLRVYGFSVIDADEIAHELLDECWERVANEFGNEFISDKKVDRKRLGKLVFSDENAKKRLENMLHPLIRKQIFDSASELEEKEKPYLVDLPLYFESAPAYNEFENVCVVYALEPICLERIMLRDGISLNEAKARLNSQISIDEKLRLANFVIDNSSDMKHLNLQIDKFISALKSRYKTLNI from the coding sequence TTGAGTAAATTTAAAAATGCTATAGTAATTACTGGGGTTATTGGTAGTGGCAAAAGCACAGTTGTAAATCTACTTAGAGTTTATGGCTTTAGCGTAATTGATGCTGATGAGATTGCACATGAGCTTTTAGATGAGTGCTGGGAGAGAGTCGCTAATGAATTTGGCAATGAATTTATAAGTGATAAAAAGGTTGATAGAAAGCGCCTTGGTAAGCTAGTTTTTAGCGATGAAAATGCTAAAAAAAGGCTTGAGAATATGCTCCATCCGCTTATTAGAAAACAAATTTTTGATAGTGCTAGCGAACTTGAAGAGAAAGAAAAACCATATTTAGTTGATCTACCTTTATATTTTGAGAGTGCGCCAGCTTATAATGAGTTTGAGAATGTTTGTGTGGTTTATGCACTTGAGCCAATCTGTTTAGAACGCATAATGCTACGAGATGGGATTAGTTTAAATGAGGCCAAGGCTAGATTAAATTCGCAAATATCAATCGACGAGAAGCTCCGTCTAGCTAATTTCGTAATTGATAATAGTTCAGATATGAAACATCTAAATTTGCAAATTGATAAATTCATATCGGCACTAAAAAGCAGATACAAAACCCTAAATATTTAG
- a CDS encoding RidA family protein codes for MSNYPKAIGPYSAYRVVGNLVYCSGQIPLDPASGEVVGSDIKAQTTQALKNVGGILEELNLSYKNIVKTVVFLTDISEFAQMNEIYAEFFSEPYPARSAVAVKELPKGVKVEVEVIASIE; via the coding sequence ATGTCAAATTATCCAAAAGCAATTGGCCCATATAGTGCTTATAGAGTGGTTGGAAATTTAGTATATTGTAGCGGTCAAATCCCGCTAGATCCAGCTAGTGGTGAGGTAGTAGGAAGCGATATCAAAGCCCAAACAACCCAAGCTTTGAAAAATGTAGGCGGGATCTTAGAAGAGCTAAATTTAAGTTATAAAAATATTGTTAAAACAGTTGTATTTTTAACTGATATATCTGAATTTGCCCAAATGAATGAAATTTATGCCGAGTTTTTCAGTGAGCCATATCCAGCTAGAAGTGCTGTAGCGGTAAAAGAATTGCCAAAGGGTGTAAAAGTAGAAGTAGAGGTCATAGCTTCCATTGAGTAA
- a CDS encoding FAD-binding and (Fe-S)-binding domain-containing protein, with translation MQDYEGFYKAAFKLFDGRVYKDYLRRFCYGVEASCYSYIPKLVLMLKSEKEIIKAFELSRKFNTPLCFRGAGTSLSGQSSCDTVLVCLDFSWDHMKVSRDANSINLGCGVIGENANKALKPLGKKIGPDPATIAAAQIGGIVNNNSSGMCCGVKQNSYNTLKSIRVILGDGTILDSSDALSVASFRNSHKDLIEQILNLRSQILADTELCELIRRKYKIKNTTGYSINALLDYSDPIDIITHLFIGSEGTLGFVSSVELECVDDEKFKACALLFYDDILKAAKVVEILAKFENEISSAEIMDYGSLKAASKFKGVSEILPDIKDGEVCILIQSQNNSQDRLNEQIQKIKDAIKDYSTSQEMKFSFDESEFANWWKIRKGIFPIAATAKRPGSSVITEDICFEIKDLGEGIKSLQELFKKHGFEDSAIIFGHALAGNLHFIITPDLNQNSEFESFANLVEDMSLMVSNFGGSIKAEHGTGRMVAPFVELEWGAKAYAINRKIKEIFDPHTLINPDVIITDDKEIYKKNIKQSAIIGNEFDDCVECGFCEKNCPSNKLTLSPRQRIALKREIQRLGALSDKASKKLLKELKDGAKYFLNESCAACSMCEELCPVGINTANLALNERKVNASDFSKKTAELAKSNFSLALNGAKFALSAANLLNSNSIRKLSFKANLAIKTPVLKEYLPRKNSYKLRDKNYGFDESVVYFSSCLNRAFAPNQNLNDKRPIQEVFESLCKKAKINVIYPQQISDMCCGKVFTNYPDTKELNRAKNIDILREATNEGKYPVVIDHGACSYELIKSLKDRFDIYDLSEYLLKFISTRLSIVPINDTIGLYTMCASKKLGLENTMMSLAKLCTKGQVIVHSDTACCGFAGYKGFFTPQLNLHATTKFKRFYQNSAVNIGFSNSSTCEIGLSEASGFSWQHIAYLLDSVSISQK, from the coding sequence ATGCAAGATTATGAAGGGTTTTATAAGGCCGCTTTTAAACTCTTTGATGGTAGAGTTTATAAAGATTATTTACGCCGATTTTGCTATGGTGTGGAGGCCTCTTGCTACTCATATATACCAAAGCTAGTTTTAATGCTAAAAAGCGAAAAAGAGATTATAAAGGCTTTTGAGCTATCTCGTAAATTCAACACTCCACTATGTTTTAGGGGTGCTGGGACTAGTCTAAGCGGTCAAAGCTCGTGCGATACGGTGCTAGTTTGTTTGGATTTTAGCTGGGATCATATGAAGGTTAGTAGAGATGCTAACTCTATAAATTTAGGTTGTGGGGTTATCGGCGAAAATGCCAATAAAGCCCTAAAACCGCTAGGCAAAAAGATCGGTCCCGATCCTGCTACTATCGCTGCGGCGCAAATTGGTGGAATTGTCAATAACAATTCAAGCGGAATGTGCTGTGGGGTCAAGCAAAACTCATATAACACGCTAAAATCCATTAGAGTGATTTTAGGTGATGGAACTATCCTTGATAGCTCTGATGCCCTAAGCGTGGCTAGTTTTAGAAATAGCCACAAAGATTTAATAGAGCAAATTCTAAATTTACGCTCTCAAATCCTAGCTGATACTGAGCTTTGTGAGCTTATAAGGCGAAAATATAAGATCAAAAACACAACTGGCTATAGCATTAATGCCCTTTTAGATTATAGCGACCCAATTGATATTATCACTCATCTATTTATCGGTAGTGAGGGGACTTTGGGTTTTGTAAGTAGCGTAGAATTAGAGTGCGTGGATGATGAGAAATTCAAAGCTTGTGCACTTTTGTTTTATGATGATATCTTAAAAGCGGCTAAGGTTGTGGAGATTTTGGCTAAATTTGAAAACGAGATCTCTAGTGCGGAGATTATGGATTATGGCTCACTTAAGGCTGCTTCTAAATTCAAAGGCGTGAGCGAGATTTTGCCTGATATTAAAGATGGTGAAGTCTGTATTTTAATCCAGAGCCAAAACAACTCTCAAGATAGATTAAATGAGCAAATTCAAAAGATAAAAGATGCGATAAAAGATTATTCAACTAGTCAAGAGATGAAATTTAGCTTTGATGAGAGTGAATTTGCTAATTGGTGGAAGATTAGAAAAGGGATATTTCCTATCGCTGCTACGGCTAAAAGGCCTGGAAGTAGCGTAATCACAGAAGATATATGCTTTGAGATTAAAGATCTTGGAGAGGGGATTAAAAGCCTTCAAGAGCTATTTAAAAAGCATGGATTTGAAGATAGCGCTATAATTTTTGGCCACGCATTAGCGGGTAATTTACACTTTATAATCACGCCTGATTTAAACCAAAATAGCGAATTTGAGAGTTTTGCGAATTTGGTTGAAGATATGTCTTTGATGGTTTCAAATTTCGGCGGAAGTATCAAGGCCGAACATGGCACCGGTAGGATGGTAGCGCCATTTGTAGAGCTAGAGTGGGGAGCAAAAGCTTATGCCATAAATAGAAAAATCAAAGAGATTTTTGACCCACACACTCTAATAAACCCCGATGTAATCATCACAGATGACAAAGAGATATACAAAAAAAATATCAAGCAATCAGCCATTATAGGAAATGAATTTGATGATTGTGTGGAGTGTGGATTTTGTGAGAAAAACTGCCCATCTAATAAGCTAACTCTAAGCCCACGCCAAAGAATAGCCCTAAAAAGAGAGATACAAAGACTAGGGGCTTTGAGTGATAAAGCTAGCAAAAAGCTATTAAAAGAGCTAAAAGATGGAGCCAAATACTTCTTAAATGAGAGTTGCGCAGCCTGTTCTATGTGCGAAGAGCTATGCCCTGTAGGTATAAATACAGCAAACCTAGCCCTAAACGAACGCAAAGTAAATGCTAGTGATTTTAGCAAAAAAACTGCTGAGTTGGCTAAATCAAACTTCTCTTTAGCTCTAAATGGAGCCAAATTTGCCCTATCAGCTGCAAATTTACTAAACTCAAATTCAATTCGCAAACTCTCTTTTAAAGCTAATTTAGCTATAAAAACTCCGGTTCTTAAAGAGTATCTACCAAGAAAAAATAGCTATAAACTGCGTGATAAAAATTATGGCTTTGATGAGAGTGTGGTATATTTCTCAAGTTGTCTAAATAGAGCCTTTGCCCCAAATCAAAATCTAAATGACAAACGCCCTATCCAAGAGGTATTTGAATCACTATGTAAAAAAGCTAAGATAAATGTGATATATCCGCAGCAAATCAGCGATATGTGTTGTGGGAAAGTTTTTACCAATTATCCAGATACAAAAGAGCTAAATAGAGCTAAAAATATAGATATTTTAAGAGAGGCTACAAACGAGGGTAAATATCCTGTGGTGATAGATCACGGCGCTTGCTCTTATGAGCTGATAAAATCGCTTAAAGATAGATTTGACATTTATGATTTGAGCGAGTATTTACTTAAATTTATCTCTACAAGACTTTCTATTGTCCCAATAAATGACACAATAGGACTATATACAATGTGTGCTAGTAAAAAACTTGGACTTGAAAATACTATGATGAGTTTAGCTAAGCTTTGCACTAAAGGGCAAGTTATAGTCCATAGCGATACTGCATGTTGTGGTTTTGCTGGGTATAAAGGGTTTTTTACCCCGCAACTTAACTTACACGCCACTACTAAATTTAAGAGATTTTATCAAAATAGTGCAGTAAATATAGGATTTAGCAACTCTAGCACCTGTGAAATCGGGCTAAGCGAGGCAAGTGGATTTAGCTGGCAGCATATTGCTTATTTACTAGATAGTGTTAGCATTAGCCAAAAATAA
- the purM gene encoding phosphoribosylformylglycinamidine cyclo-ligase, whose amino-acid sequence MISYKDAGVDIDAGNSFVEGIKPFVKSTLTPNVIGGIGSFSGAFRLPSGYNKPTLLAATDGVGTKLRLAIDSGKLDSVGIDLVAMCVNDLICNFATPMFFLDYYATGKLDINSAKEVVSGIAKGCVIAKCALIGGETAEMPSMYSSGDFDLAGFAVGVAEEDEIDRSKFVNEGDILVALPSSGLHSNGFSLARAVIKKEKLNLGSEFEGKTLLETLLEPTRIYVDEFLRLKDSINAMAHITGGGIVENLPRVLPNGLGAKIQRSAIKTPKIFELIAKSVEQSEMDRTFNCGVGMVLVVPNDKVDYVLANSDGYIIGQIIKGSGVEML is encoded by the coding sequence ATGATAAGTTATAAAGACGCAGGTGTAGATATAGATGCTGGAAATAGCTTTGTTGAGGGGATTAAACCATTTGTTAAATCGACTCTAACTCCAAATGTAATAGGTGGAATAGGATCATTTTCTGGAGCATTTAGACTTCCAAGCGGATATAATAAACCAACTCTTCTAGCTGCAACCGATGGTGTAGGAACAAAACTTCGCCTAGCAATAGATAGCGGTAAATTAGATAGTGTGGGGATTGATCTAGTTGCAATGTGCGTCAATGATTTAATATGTAATTTTGCTACTCCGATGTTTTTTTTGGATTACTATGCAACTGGTAAATTAGATATCAACTCAGCCAAAGAAGTAGTAAGCGGTATCGCCAAAGGATGCGTAATAGCCAAATGCGCTCTAATAGGTGGCGAAACGGCTGAGATGCCAAGTATGTATAGCTCAGGGGATTTTGATCTAGCGGGATTTGCTGTGGGTGTGGCTGAAGAAGATGAGATCGATAGGAGTAAATTTGTAAATGAAGGCGATATCTTAGTAGCGTTGCCAAGCTCAGGCCTTCACTCAAATGGCTTTTCATTAGCAAGGGCTGTAATTAAAAAAGAGAAGTTAAATTTGGGTAGTGAATTTGAGGGTAAGACGCTTTTAGAGACACTTTTAGAGCCTACTAGAATTTATGTAGATGAGTTTTTACGCCTTAAAGATAGTATAAATGCAATGGCTCATATAACTGGTGGCGGTATAGTCGAAAATCTCCCTAGAGTCTTGCCAAATGGACTTGGCGCAAAGATCCAAAGAAGTGCTATCAAAACGCCAAAAATCTTTGAATTAATCGCCAAAAGTGTAGAACAAAGCGAGATGGATAGAACGTTTAACTGCGGTGTAGGAATGGTATTAGTAGTGCCAAATGATAAAGTTGATTATGTATTAGCTAATAGTGATGGGTATATAATTGGCCAGATTATCAAAGGTAGTGGCGTAGAGATGTTGTAG
- the nfo gene encoding deoxyribonuclease IV: MKRIGAHVSASGGVANAPKNAANIGADAFALFVKNQRQWSAKPLTQSDISQFKANLVSANIKPSCILAHNSYLVNLGHPDESARAKSFYSFLDEIERCESLGIELINFHPGSHLKQISEDECLELIAKEMNSLLERSSNIKLVIENTAGQGSNLGYKFEHLAALIAMSKDPSRVGVCIDTCHLFASGYDIKDEQSYTKTMAEFDKIVGFKYLSGMHINDSKGALGSRKDRHDSLGVGLIGEQAFRCIMKDNRIDEIPLILETIDETIWADEIKMLRDFTK, encoded by the coding sequence ATGAAAAGAATAGGAGCGCATGTAAGTGCAAGTGGCGGAGTAGCAAATGCTCCAAAAAATGCTGCAAATATCGGTGCGGACGCTTTTGCTCTATTTGTTAAAAATCAAAGACAATGGAGCGCTAAACCACTTACTCAAAGTGATATAAGTCAGTTTAAAGCCAATTTAGTCAGTGCAAATATTAAGCCGTCTTGCATACTAGCACATAATAGCTATTTAGTAAATTTAGGCCATCCAGATGAGAGTGCAAGGGCTAAGAGTTTTTACTCATTTTTAGACGAGATAGAGCGTTGCGAATCTCTTGGGATTGAGCTTATTAATTTTCATCCAGGTTCACATTTAAAACAAATAAGCGAAGATGAGTGTCTAGAATTAATTGCTAAAGAGATGAACTCCTTGCTAGAGCGTTCTAGCAATATAAAATTAGTTATTGAGAACACGGCCGGTCAAGGCAGTAATCTAGGCTATAAATTTGAACACCTAGCTGCATTAATTGCTATGAGTAAAGATCCTAGTCGTGTGGGTGTATGCATTGATACATGTCATTTATTTGCTAGCGGATATGATATCAAAGATGAGCAAAGTTATACTAAAACTATGGCTGAATTTGATAAAATAGTAGGATTTAAATACTTAAGCGGAATGCATATCAACGATAGCAAAGGCGCCCTTGGTTCTCGCAAAGATCGTCACGATAGCCTTGGAGTTGGACTAATTGGAGAACAAGCATTTAGATGTATTATGAAAGACAATAGAATTGACGAGATTCCATTAATTTTAGAGACTATTGATGAGACTATCTGGGCTGATGAAATTAAAATGCTTAGAGATTTTACAAAATAA
- a CDS encoding motility associated factor glycosyltransferase family protein: protein MQNGEKKDVNDLKNDISKKDERDLTEDERKFKELDSKIAQKIKNDEEITTLDKNITAMMPYAIDTSLALFGLEENKKFGVYMGKDPLDLNIINLETKEYLYESPAKDVEKKIIEFEEEYARHRALFIYGIGNGVFLKSILANPTHKKIFVFEPEIEILYAALSLIDFSRDIFTDRLFILDSHKVTFLQFYIICRMPDVFHSFRLYNLHIIDDYYNNEKYQENIMELNKTMQKAIIQTLYERGNDSRDCLLGMIQTTQHLPDVFGAIPLRDIINKRKNKINSAVVVSTGPSLHKQLPILKKLAPYTVIVAVDASYPILKEHGIKPDYVTSIERIPPTPDFFKPARTEFDDGIIFVVASLTHHESVENLHDKDVCYALRPLNYEMSFKDFKFGYIGGGQSAAHMAWNVAQALGCKDVMLIGQDLAYGEDGTSHSKGHIFKETEIPVEEIPIMTQKYGGKGEIQTTFIWNLFRQYFEHNIAMMQRSNPDYKLYNCTEGGARIEGTTEIPFKEMADKIIAEGKKKNFKPILPISKEKQEEHLKKAIKNITKIFKTGHKIQKKCERLYLKIAKEIEKSKKLKEQDKADKINYDKLQKLSFEIDSLKEYVFKDKVFMSSFYGICGAMLNSQELEIAVISARRADTDEEKNDKLFEWVSCQSYWIFSLAGSIDATLGKLADAASGFMDSHKLLEQ, encoded by the coding sequence ATGCAAAATGGTGAAAAAAAAGATGTTAATGACTTAAAAAATGACATCTCAAAAAAAGATGAGCGAGATCTAACTGAAGATGAGAGAAAGTTTAAAGAGCTTGATTCTAAGATAGCTCAAAAAATTAAAAATGATGAAGAGATAACTACACTTGATAAAAACATAACTGCGATGATGCCTTATGCTATCGATACTTCGCTTGCGCTATTTGGTTTAGAGGAGAATAAAAAATTTGGCGTTTATATGGGCAAAGACCCGCTAGATCTAAATATCATAAATCTTGAAACCAAAGAGTATTTATACGAAAGCCCAGCTAAAGATGTTGAGAAAAAGATTATAGAATTCGAAGAAGAGTACGCTAGACATAGGGCGCTTTTTATCTATGGAATTGGCAATGGTGTGTTTTTGAAATCAATCTTAGCAAACCCAACGCATAAAAAGATATTTGTTTTTGAACCTGAGATTGAGATTTTATATGCTGCGCTTAGTTTGATTGACTTTTCTAGGGATATTTTTACTGATAGATTATTTATTTTAGATTCGCATAAGGTTACATTTTTACAATTTTATATAATTTGTAGGATGCCTGATGTATTTCATAGTTTTAGATTATATAATCTACATATTATCGATGATTATTATAATAATGAAAAATATCAAGAAAATATTATGGAATTAAATAAAACTATGCAAAAAGCAATTATCCAGACGCTTTATGAGCGTGGAAATGACTCTAGGGATTGCTTGCTAGGAATGATTCAAACAACACAACATCTTCCAGATGTATTTGGCGCAATTCCTCTAAGAGATATTATAAATAAAAGAAAAAATAAGATTAACTCAGCAGTAGTAGTATCTACTGGTCCATCGCTTCACAAGCAGCTTCCAATACTAAAAAAACTCGCTCCATATACTGTCATAGTAGCTGTTGATGCAAGTTATCCTATCTTAAAAGAGCATGGGATTAAGCCTGATTATGTAACATCCATAGAGAGAATTCCGCCTACTCCGGATTTTTTTAAGCCTGCTAGAACTGAATTTGATGATGGAATAATCTTTGTTGTGGCTTCTCTTACGCATCATGAGTCAGTTGAGAATTTGCATGATAAAGATGTTTGTTATGCTTTAAGGCCGCTAAATTATGAGATGAGCTTTAAAGATTTTAAATTTGGTTATATCGGCGGTGGACAGAGCGCTGCTCATATGGCGTGGAATGTAGCCCAAGCTTTAGGCTGTAAAGACGTAATGTTAATAGGCCAAGACTTAGCTTATGGTGAAGATGGTACTAGCCACTCTAAGGGGCATATATTTAAAGAGACTGAAATTCCCGTTGAAGAGATACCTATAATGACGCAAAAATACGGCGGTAAAGGTGAAATTCAAACTACATTTATATGGAATTTATTTAGACAATATTTCGAGCATAATATCGCAATGATGCAAAGAAGTAATCCAGATTATAAGCTTTATAACTGCACCGAAGGTGGAGCAAGAATAGAAGGAACTACTGAGATTCCATTTAAAGAGATGGCTGATAAGATTATCGCTGAGGGTAAAAAGAAAAATTTCAAACCAATCTTGCCAATAAGTAAAGAAAAGCAAGAAGAGCATCTAAAAAAAGCAATCAAAAATATAACTAAAATTTTCAAAACTGGTCATAAAATTCAAAAAAAATGTGAACGATTATATCTAAAAATCGCTAAAGAGATTGAAAAATCCAAAAAATTAAAAGAGCAAGATAAAGCAGATAAAATCAACTATGATAAGCTACAAAAACTCTCATTTGAGATTGATAGCCTAAAAGAATATGTCTTCAAAGATAAAGTCTTTATGTCTTCATTTTATGGAATTTGCGGAGCGATGCTAAATAGCCAAGAGCTTGAGATTGCTGTTATCTCCGCTCGTAGAGCTGATACTGATGAAGAAAAAAATGATAAGTTATTTGAGTGGGTTTCGTGTCAGAGTTATTGGATATTTAGCTTAGCTGGTAGTATAGATGCGACTTTGGGTAAATTAGCTGACGCCGCTAGTGGATTTATGGATAGCCATAAGCTCTTAGAACAATGA